The following are from one region of the Haloactinomyces albus genome:
- a CDS encoding DUF5134 domain-containing protein, with translation MSMPLLPMWLRIVWVVALCGVIVTHVGHAVAMPGQRRWWHVGHTAMAAGMALMYLLPRMQHPALYRAGLVLFVLIMVAEAAATAVFRRREGMLNPLWLLSAVDMFAMAYMLLAPAARPVWLTWVLVAYLGGQVLGWAFGLWDRLPVFARGLPATVAPGDSPTAVERTHRHEHAVTPLADDPAPEAAPGPVVGLTAHSTVAVRVTLAVMAAGMAYMLAIM, from the coding sequence ATGAGTATGCCGCTGTTACCGATGTGGTTGCGAATCGTGTGGGTGGTGGCGTTGTGTGGCGTGATCGTGACGCATGTCGGCCACGCTGTGGCGATGCCGGGACAGCGCCGCTGGTGGCATGTCGGGCACACGGCAATGGCCGCGGGCATGGCGCTGATGTATCTGCTGCCCCGCATGCAGCATCCCGCGCTGTACCGGGCAGGGCTGGTGCTGTTCGTGCTCATCATGGTCGCCGAGGCCGCCGCCACCGCCGTGTTCCGGCGCCGCGAAGGGATGCTCAACCCCCTGTGGCTACTGTCCGCAGTGGACATGTTCGCGATGGCGTATATGCTGCTGGCACCGGCGGCCCGGCCGGTGTGGTTGACCTGGGTGCTCGTCGCCTACCTGGGCGGTCAGGTTCTGGGCTGGGCCTTCGGGCTGTGGGATCGATTGCCGGTGTTTGCCCGCGGGCTCCCGGCCACTGTCGCGCCCGGAGATTCACCGACCGCGGTGGAGCGAACGCACCGGCACGAACACGCGGTGACGCCGTTGGCGGACGATCCCGCGCCGGAGGCCGCGCCGGGCCCCGTGGTGGGACTGACCGCGCATTCCACCGTTGCGGTACGCGTCACGCTGGCGGTGATGGCAGCCGGCATGGCTTACATGCTGGCCATAATGTAG
- a CDS encoding cytochrome c oxidase assembly protein gives MQHLPPLTWATGLTSWQLSPWDGLVAVLAAAYLMGVARYRRHGRWPVWRTMAFLSGLTVFVLAVNSGIGVYSEALVWVHMVQHLMLIMAVPILLIAGRPLSLWVTAGGDPSGRRERFLRSRAVGMLTHPASSFVFYAAVLVITHLTVFAQARLEHPWLQHLEIALYLISGYLLFLPLLGGEPTRWQRFPHPLRVVVLMAGMLPDTLVGVVLMMAPQPFAPAYRLARPEWGPTLLADQHLAGAIMWFFGDATMAVLALITVRIWLRTSGPETGFGSWLESARRSALTHTTTGTAPALDNADDVDADEQALADYNAMLARLHHDSRRSPPHRSEQENHP, from the coding sequence ATGCAGCATTTGCCGCCACTGACGTGGGCCACCGGGCTCACATCCTGGCAACTCTCCCCGTGGGACGGGCTCGTGGCCGTGCTGGCCGCGGCCTACCTGATGGGCGTTGCCAGATACCGCCGCCACGGCAGGTGGCCCGTGTGGCGAACGATGGCTTTCCTGTCCGGGCTGACCGTGTTCGTTCTCGCGGTCAACAGCGGGATCGGTGTCTACAGCGAGGCTCTGGTCTGGGTGCACATGGTCCAGCACCTGATGTTGATCATGGCCGTGCCCATCCTGCTGATCGCGGGGCGCCCCCTGTCGCTGTGGGTCACCGCGGGCGGGGATCCCTCGGGGCGACGAGAACGGTTCCTGCGCTCCCGCGCCGTGGGCATGCTCACCCACCCCGCAAGCTCCTTCGTGTTCTACGCCGCCGTGCTGGTGATCACCCACCTGACGGTCTTCGCCCAAGCACGACTGGAACACCCCTGGCTGCAGCATCTTGAAATCGCGCTGTATCTGATCAGTGGTTACCTGCTCTTCCTGCCCCTCCTCGGAGGGGAACCGACCCGGTGGCAACGCTTCCCGCACCCGCTGCGGGTGGTGGTGCTCATGGCGGGAATGCTGCCGGACACGTTGGTCGGGGTCGTGCTCATGATGGCCCCGCAGCCCTTCGCTCCGGCCTACCGTCTGGCGCGACCCGAGTGGGGCCCGACACTGCTGGCCGACCAACACCTCGCCGGGGCGATCATGTGGTTTTTCGGGGATGCCACCATGGCCGTCCTGGCGTTGATCACCGTCCGGATCTGGCTGCGTACCAGCGGCCCGGAGACCGGATTCGGCTCGTGGCTGGAGTCGGCTCGCCGCAGCGCCTTGACCCACACCACCACGGGGACCGCGCCTGCGCTGGACAACGCCGACGACGTCGACGCCGACGAGCAGGCACTGGCCGACTACAACGCCATGCTCGCCCGCTTGCACCACGATTCGAGACGGTCTCCCCCACACCGCTCCGAGCAGGAGAACCATCCGTGA
- a CDS encoding heavy metal translocating P-type ATPase — translation MTSMSPPRQPQPETRSVELAVAGMTCASCATRVQRKLNKLDGVSASVNYATEKATIETSDDVADEQLLEQVETAGYQATVIEPDTSGEAEPQERVRYLWRRLMVALLCGVPLTNLSITLALVPSLRFPGWPWMLLALTLPVVTWSAWPFHRQALLHARHGATSMDTLVSLGITAAGCWSVYTIFAYRHTSTAGNDLLGLLLQPAGSVYLDVAVAVTIFMLAGRMLEAKAKHRAGGALRALASLGAKDVTVLDEHGHEHRVPVGDLRLDDHFVVRPGETIATDGDVLHGHCTVDTSTMTGEPVPVEASTGDSVVGGTIATSGRIVVRATRVGADTQLAQLRRLVEQAQTDKARVQRLADRISGWFVPAVCLLATLTFLSWWLLEAPLEQAFSAALTVLIIACPCALGLATPTALLAATGRGAQLGIFIKGHQALESARAIDTVVLDKTGTLTTGRMAVVDLHTTADTDAATLLHQAGAVEDACEHVVAHAISALARQELGPPAPVQDFTSLSGLGAAGTVDGHAVLVGSARLLRERGSALPTELDAQRADWERQGRTTVAVAVDGQARGVFALTDTVKPSATPMIAALHRLGLRTVLLSGDNAATARAVANTVGIDETLAEVLPADKSATITALQAQGRTVAMVGDGINDAPALARADLGLAVISGTDVALDAADVLLVRDRLDVVPHAITLARSTLRTIRSNLAWAFGYNLAALPLAVFGLLNPLIAAAAMALSSLFVVTNSLRLRNFGTEPPPTGGTTRAQRNRAESTPVAPT, via the coding sequence ATGACCTCGATGTCTCCACCCAGGCAGCCCCAGCCCGAGACGCGCTCGGTGGAGCTGGCTGTTGCGGGAATGACGTGTGCCTCCTGTGCGACGCGGGTGCAGCGCAAACTCAACAAGCTCGACGGTGTGTCGGCCAGCGTCAACTACGCCACCGAGAAGGCCACCATCGAGACCTCGGACGACGTGGCCGATGAGCAGCTGCTCGAGCAGGTCGAAACAGCCGGGTACCAGGCCACGGTCATCGAGCCCGACACGTCGGGCGAGGCCGAGCCGCAGGAGCGGGTCCGGTACCTGTGGCGCCGCCTCATGGTGGCGTTGCTCTGCGGCGTGCCGCTGACCAATCTGTCGATCACACTGGCCCTGGTGCCCTCGTTGCGGTTTCCGGGGTGGCCGTGGATGCTGCTGGCGCTGACCCTGCCGGTGGTGACCTGGTCCGCCTGGCCGTTTCACCGCCAAGCCCTGCTGCACGCCCGCCACGGTGCCACCTCCATGGACACCCTGGTCTCCCTCGGCATCACCGCGGCCGGCTGCTGGTCGGTGTATACGATCTTCGCCTACCGCCACACGTCCACCGCCGGCAACGACCTCCTCGGTCTGCTCCTGCAGCCGGCCGGGTCGGTCTATCTCGACGTGGCCGTCGCGGTGACCATATTCATGCTCGCCGGACGCATGCTCGAGGCCAAGGCCAAGCACCGCGCAGGCGGAGCCCTGCGAGCGCTGGCCTCCCTCGGAGCCAAGGACGTGACCGTGCTGGACGAGCACGGCCACGAACACCGCGTTCCGGTCGGCGATCTGCGCCTCGACGACCACTTCGTGGTCCGCCCCGGGGAGACCATCGCCACCGACGGCGACGTGCTGCACGGGCACTGCACCGTGGACACCAGCACGATGACCGGCGAACCGGTCCCCGTCGAAGCCTCGACGGGAGATTCGGTCGTGGGCGGCACCATCGCCACCAGCGGACGGATCGTGGTGCGCGCCACCCGCGTGGGCGCGGACACCCAACTGGCCCAGTTGCGGCGGCTGGTCGAACAGGCCCAGACCGACAAGGCCCGAGTGCAGCGGCTTGCCGACCGGATCTCCGGATGGTTCGTGCCCGCCGTGTGCCTGCTGGCCACGCTGACCTTCCTGAGCTGGTGGCTGCTCGAGGCACCCCTCGAGCAGGCCTTCAGTGCGGCCCTGACCGTGCTGATCATCGCCTGCCCGTGCGCATTGGGCCTGGCCACCCCGACCGCGCTGCTGGCAGCCACCGGACGCGGGGCCCAGCTGGGGATCTTCATCAAGGGCCATCAGGCGCTGGAGTCGGCTCGGGCGATCGACACCGTGGTGCTGGACAAGACCGGCACGCTGACCACCGGCCGCATGGCCGTGGTCGACCTGCACACCACTGCGGACACCGACGCCGCCACGCTGCTGCACCAGGCCGGCGCCGTCGAGGACGCCTGTGAACACGTCGTGGCCCACGCGATCAGCGCGCTGGCCCGGCAAGAACTCGGGCCACCGGCACCGGTCCAGGACTTCACCAGCCTGTCCGGACTGGGCGCCGCCGGGACCGTGGACGGTCATGCGGTGCTGGTGGGATCGGCTCGGCTGCTGCGCGAACGCGGCAGCGCTCTGCCCACCGAACTCGACGCCCAGCGCGCCGACTGGGAACGCCAAGGGCGCACCACCGTGGCCGTGGCGGTGGACGGACAAGCCCGGGGCGTGTTCGCCCTGACCGACACGGTCAAGCCCTCGGCGACCCCCATGATCGCAGCGCTGCACCGCCTCGGGCTACGCACCGTCCTGCTCTCCGGCGACAACGCGGCCACCGCACGAGCCGTCGCCAACACGGTCGGCATCGACGAGACCCTGGCCGAAGTCCTGCCCGCCGACAAATCCGCCACCATCACGGCCCTGCAAGCCCAGGGCCGCACCGTGGCCATGGTCGGCGACGGCATCAACGACGCCCCCGCACTCGCCCGCGCCGACCTCGGCCTCGCCGTGATCTCCGGCACCGACGTCGCCCTGGACGCCGCCGATGTCCTTCTCGTCCGCGACCGGCTCGACGTCGTGCCCCATGCGATCACACTGGCCCGCAGCACGCTGCGCACCATCCGCAGCAACCTCGCCTGGGCCTTCGGCTACAACCTCGCCGCCCTGCCGCTGGCTGTTTTCGGTCTGCTCAATCCCCTGATCGCTGCCGCGGCCATGGCCCTGTCGTCGTTGTTCGTGGTGACCAACAGCCTGCGCCTGCGCAACTTCGGCACCGAACCACCCCCCACCGGGGGGACCACCCGAGCACAGCGCAACCGAGCGGAAAGCACCCCGGTAGCCCCCACCTGA
- a CDS encoding zf-HC2 domain-containing protein, translating into MYDRNRVDCVETTETLSAELDGEASEEERLAAEAHLGGCADCRQHYEAMAAITRSARLLPVEPGPDVTASVLPAWQPRLLDRLRGRAGRRLRLMLRGMLALVAAVQLLVALLQVTGTGVSVHANPAPGGTMPHISHETGAWNAAIAVALGWVALRAQHAAAHLPLLFSFACVLFGLSGFDLVLGNVSTARVASHLPILFGVLLVAGLAVLRSEESGPDTPRAKRPEHAVDVGGDEAPEPVTRRWDGSAPPSARHRESA; encoded by the coding sequence GTGTACGACCGGAACCGTGTGGACTGCGTGGAAACGACCGAGACCCTCTCCGCCGAGCTCGACGGAGAGGCGAGTGAGGAGGAGCGGCTCGCAGCCGAAGCACACCTCGGCGGCTGCGCCGACTGCAGACAGCACTACGAGGCGATGGCCGCCATCACCCGGTCGGCACGACTGCTGCCCGTGGAGCCGGGGCCGGACGTGACCGCCTCGGTCCTGCCCGCCTGGCAGCCGCGGCTGCTCGACCGCCTGCGTGGGCGGGCGGGACGGCGGCTGCGCCTGATGTTGCGCGGAATGCTGGCGTTGGTGGCAGCGGTGCAGCTGCTGGTGGCCTTGCTGCAGGTCACGGGGACGGGAGTGAGCGTGCACGCGAACCCCGCCCCCGGCGGAACGATGCCGCACATCAGCCACGAGACGGGGGCGTGGAACGCAGCGATCGCGGTGGCACTGGGATGGGTCGCGCTGCGCGCACAGCACGCCGCCGCACACCTGCCGCTCCTGTTCAGCTTCGCGTGCGTGCTGTTCGGACTGTCCGGCTTCGACCTGGTGCTGGGCAACGTGAGTACGGCCCGCGTGGCCTCACATCTGCCGATACTGTTCGGTGTCCTGCTGGTGGCCGGTCTGGCCGTGCTGCGCAGCGAGGAAAGCGGTCCCGATACCCCGCGTGCGAAACGCCCCGAGCACGCCGTCGACGTCGGTGGCGACGAGGCGCCCGAACCGGTGACCCGGCGATGGGACGGTTCAGCACCGCCCTCGGCGAGGCACCGCGAAAGCGCATGA
- a CDS encoding FMN reductase translates to MTRILAISAGLSQPSSTRLLADRLATATRSELDDEPTVEVVELRDYAHDITDNLLTGFANQHLRGVLDQLEAADGLILVSPTFTASYSGLFKSFMDIVDPDSVQDKPVLLGATGGTERHSLVLEHALRPLLAYLRARTVPTAVYAASADWGNDTDLRQRITRAASELAATVRDHPKREKTDPFTEPVPFEQLLHGTTAR, encoded by the coding sequence ATGACCCGTATCCTCGCGATCTCCGCGGGCCTGTCGCAGCCGTCGTCCACCCGGTTGCTGGCCGACCGGCTGGCCACGGCCACCCGCAGCGAGCTGGACGACGAGCCCACGGTCGAGGTGGTCGAACTCCGCGACTACGCCCACGACATCACCGACAACCTGCTCACCGGCTTCGCCAACCAGCACCTGCGGGGCGTGCTCGACCAGCTCGAGGCCGCCGACGGGCTCATTCTGGTGAGCCCGACGTTCACCGCCTCCTACAGCGGCCTGTTCAAGTCCTTCATGGACATCGTCGACCCGGATTCGGTGCAGGACAAGCCGGTGCTGCTCGGCGCGACCGGCGGTACCGAGCGGCATTCGCTGGTGCTCGAGCACGCACTGCGTCCACTGCTGGCCTACCTACGCGCTCGGACCGTCCCCACCGCCGTCTACGCCGCCAGCGCCGACTGGGGCAACGACACCGACCTCCGCCAGCGCATCACCCGCGCCGCGAGCGAACTCGCCGCAACCGTGCGAGACCACCCGAAACGCGAGAAGACGGACCCGTTCACCGAGCCGGTACCGTTCGAGCAGCTCCTCCACGGGACCACGGCGCGCTAA